The DNA region CTTAAATAATTACTAAAAGCCAATAGTAACCATAACAAGCAAATAATCATGCAAGTATCAACTGCAATAGCCTAATATGGAAATCAATTTCAAAAAATGCAATGGCTATATATTCTTCTTGGGCGAGATAGTAAAAGATCTATGCATTGATCAATGTTACAAAAATCTAAAGTAGAATAATATCAACTAAACCAAGATACAAGACACAACAGTACAAAGCTAGCTAAATTATAGTTTTCTAGGGTGCCATAGTAAAAAATATGTGTATCGTCATAGAATCAAGAAAAATCTCTTGTAGGAGCCAATTTTTATATAAAGGATTTTTTCTTTTCATATGGTAAACCTCAACTCCCCTCACACCCCAGGCCAacactgtttttttttttccaaatttccacTTGGTGACTCGAACCAACCTTTGTGGCGGAGGATACTTTCTACTAGGCTATCCCTTTATCATCCATTTTTTAGAAAAGAACGTCCGTAGAAAATCATTTTTTCTCCAGCCTTCTGGTGAAAACAGCATGACTGAGCTTTAGGAAAAACATTGAAATGCTTTAGAGGCTAAATATAATATTTTGTATAGTTGCTCAGTACCACGGAGGGTGAGATATCACTACTGCAACACAACCTCTTGACGAGATATTGTTGTCCACTCTTATATCAACTTGACACAATAAACTACTGTATTAGTAGTATTAGATATCAATAGTAGTATGTCTTTATAATGTGAGAAATTATTGACACACTCCTGAGTCTATTCTTTGGTTtcttcctccttttttttttttttccaaaactcaaaataaacaTAACGCAAAAACCGCAGTGGTCGAGAAAAAAATCCGCAAAGAGCGTCACCTCTCCAAGTGcgtctcttttctttgttttgttcgTTTTTTAATTCCTTCTACAAGCGCATCACTATTGTCTATTGTATCATATATTTTGCAGAAATATTTTGACACTGTGATATAGTTTACTTATTTGTTTGATTTAAATGTAACATTTCATAGTAGGACACCATCTGTTTGATAAAATGTCTATAAGACTTGGAGATGTTGTGGACGTGTTATTGTATTTGAAAAATCCCTGTCTGTTTGATTGACTCCTTTCTCTTGTTACTTATATCATGTCTTCTGCTTTGCAGATGGCAAGCTATGAGGAACATACATTTGAATTTATGAAGCTCGCTTTAGAACAGGTATGGACATATTATATTGCTGATATggtatatgtgtgtgtatattttATATTGACGATTCTCCAATCAAGTGTACAACTATAAGTTGAGGTCAGTAGTAGAACCAAGAATTTATACATGGGGATTCAGACAAATCAATAAAATGTGAGACATGGGATTTGAACATGTAATCTAAAGCAACTTTTGACCCTGTTTGCCACTTCACTAGACTTTATTCCTTATATCAAGGGGATTCAACAACTTATATATAGCCAAACAGAATTCATTTTGGCTCTACTTGCAACGTATAATTTTTTAATGAAGGGCCCTTTCCGCCACTAGTTGAAGTGTGGAACTACAAGTTGATCTAAAAAATGGAAATTAAGAGTTAAGAGTTATTATTGTTAGACTCCTTAACATATTGGCTCCCCAGCTCTTCAAATTATGAGGTCAAATTTATATTATTCTTGAGGGAGCTGATAAAGACATTTGTAGTTTTTTCTACTACTTTTTTCCCACTTTGTTTCACTAACTCAATCATTAAGCAAGTCTGCTTCACAAAAAGATGGGTATAAAATTAAGATAAAAGTCTTTTGGCTGGGGTCATGATGAAAAGTTACCAGGTAAAATGATCGGGTAGGACTTTGTAGTTCAAAACTGACTCGATACTGCTTATCTGTGCAATCTGGTGACAATGTgttctttcttccttcttttgtcACCATATGTAGAACCTAGTTAGGACTTAGGATACtagtttccttttatttttgctttttttatTGCAATTCTACCCGTATTCCTAATACTTTTTTCTTCTGCCAGGCAAAGGATGCATTGGCCAATCTTGAAGTTCCAGTGGGGTGAGATTCTTGTTGAAGTTATTTGTGGACTTCGAAAATACGTTAGCATAATCTAGTTTAGCTCTCAGGGGAGTGCATCCACAGAACCTTCTTTTTTACGTATTGGTGCCTTGGTGGTATTTCATCCTCAATTAGGCCCATGTTGACATAGGAAACTATGCCTCCTTGAGTGTTACTTCGTTGATGATTGTGGATGCATATTAAAATTTCCCATTTGTATAGTAGAGGAACACTTTTGCTAAGTCAAGTCAAGTCAAGCGCGCTCATTGAAACCTCTGTCAGACCTTAATGAAGTGTTGAACAGTATGTACGTTATGTAACGGTCATGTTACAAACATTATGCCCACAAGGCGTAACAGGATTTGGCTGGACTAAAATTTATCTGGACCATAACTTGGCCTACCAAATAGTCCCTTTTATCATGAATCCCTTTTGATGCAGTTCCCTATGTCCTTGTCTTTTCTTTAGTTGTGCTTTGGTCAGTTCGCATATTTGATTTATGTATTTCCTCAGTCCAGTTGCGTTATTGTTGAGGATGGGGAAGTCGTTGCCTCTGGAAGAAATCGAACGAATGAAACAAGAAATGTAAGTTTTCAGCTCTTATTTTTCTTAGTAAGATCTTATTAAGCATCTTCCATTTTGTTAGGTTGTTAGGTGCTAACTTGATGTCAATATCTATGCTATAGATTATTTATCTTGGACACTTCTATTCATTTGTACTCGAGAAATCTTTTATGCCTATGTGGTCCACATATATGCTCTAATGAACTTTTCAAAGAAAATGATGTGTTGTAATCAAGAGGTTGTGTTGCAGTAGTGATATCTCACCCTCCGTGGTACTGAGCAACTATACAAAATATTATATTTAGCCTCTAAAGCATTTCAATGTTTTTCCTAAAGCTCAGTCATGCTGTTTTCACCAGAAGGCTGGAGAAAAAATGATTTTCTACGAACGCTCTTTTCTAAAAAATGGATTATAAAGGGATAGCCTAGTAGAAAGTATCCTCTGCCACAACCATGAGGTTGGTTCGAGTCACCAAgtggaaatttggaaaaaaaccATTGTTGGCCTGGGGTGTGAGGGGAGTTGAGGTTTACCATATGAAAAGAAAAAATCCTTTATATAAAAATTGgctcctatatatatatatatatatatatatatatatatatatatagagagagagagagagagagagagagagagagatttttcTTGATAACTATCTTATTTTTTGCCTCGTATCATGTCGCAGGTATTTTTTTTACTTCATTGACGATGCACATATTTTTTACCATGGCACCCTAGAAAACTATAATTTAGCTAGCTTTGTACTGTTGTGTCTTGTATCTTGGTTCAGTCGATATTATTCTACTTTAGATTTTTGTAACATTGATCAATGCATTGATCTTTTACTATCGCACCCAAGAAGAATATATAGCCATTGCATTTTTTGAAATTGATTTCCATATTAGGCTATTGCAGTTGATACTTGCATGATTATTTGCTTGTTATGGTTACTATTGGCTTTTAGTAATTATTTAAGGCTTTCTGCATTCAGGTGCACTTATTTCCTGATCTTAAACCTGGCTAAGCTTTTCTGTGAATCCAGGCTACAAGACATGCGGAGATGGAAGCAATTGATTTTCTAGTTGAACAGTGGCAGAAAAATGGACTTTCACCTCTTGAAGTTTCCAAAAGATTCTCAAAGTGCATTCTGTATGTTACCTGTGAACCGTGTATAATGTGTGCAGCAGCCTTATCATATCTTGGTATGTTGAAGCATTTCATTATCTGTTCGTCTTGCTTTATATAACGTTTGCGCCTTTCTCGAGCATAACCTGTTTTTTTTGCTAGGAATAAAAGAAGCATATTATGGATGTGCAAATGATAAATTTGGAGGTTGTGGATCTATACTATCACTGAATACCAGCTGCTCTGAGCTTCCCACTAGGTTTGACCCAAGCTGATATTAATCACTGAATTTACTTCTTAATAATTCAGCTTTTCAAGAAAAAGCATCCAGTCACAAATAGTAGCTTTTTTGTTAGGTCAATTGTTTTTGCCCTTGTTAGATAAATTAGAATATCTGTGATCTAGAAAATCCCCAGTCTTCTTTGGCCAGTTGGAGATCTAGTGGAACTAAGGGTCAGAAGCAAGATCACGAGCTAATTCTACCTATGAGCTGCATGCTGATGTAAAACCTGTGGAGATGTTTGGCCAAATCCAGAGAGATGTAGTTATGAGATTTCCAGCAAATGGAAAATGTTGGCCAGTTCTTGAACTTTGCTTTAAATAAATGGTTACTGttaaatgagaaaaaaaattaaatttgaagttgtctttttaaatctttaaatataattcttttcttATCATGTACCTTCTTGTGTTATTATTTCCTAATAGCCTCCCTGTTGAGTGTGCACATTTTTGCTTCAAGTAAGCCTGCTTAGAATTCTCaaactcctttttctttttctcttatgtttccttttcttttttgttgggaACACCTTTAAAGTTCTCAGATTTTTATGGCCAGAAGTGTTTTTGACAATTAGTTAGGGAGAAAGGATTTGAAGTGAGTTACTTAATCTTAGATACAGATTAGCATAACTAGTACTCTATATTTTATCTGCATGTGTTTCCTTAATCCTAGATCTGTCAAATTTGATCCTCGCATGAATTTACCATTGCCCACTTCCATTGGCAAGGTTAGAGCACAAAAAGTCTTTTGTGGGTGACCAATATATACTAATTTGCTGTATGGCTTAAAGATCAGCCTAGTAACCCAGTTAGATATACTTATCTAAGAGCTATCCTTCACTTACTGTTTTACCATCTTTGATCCTCAATCTTCATTTCTGCTGCCCCAACTTGTTGAAATTTTGCCAAGTGTTTGCTGGTTTGACAGAAGGCAGGGCACCACTGTACTGGTGTTTGATCCATAGATTGCAGCACCGTGGCTATAGTGAGTAGCCAAAGGATAGAACAAGTCATATGTGGTAGCTGGTTTGTTGATTGATTCAACTATAGCTCTTGAACATAAGAGGTATGCCGTTTCTTCATTTAAAAAAAAGGAGGTAACCCCTTCGTGCAGTGGCGAAGCCAGGAATTTCATTTAGGGTATTCATActtgaaataagtaaaaaaaaaatccccgataaagggtgttcaatatacgTTATATACcattaaaatctaatattttacctatatataccgtgtaatttttcgacgaagggtggtcagttgactACCCTTAGGGCTATGTACCTTCGCCCCTGCCTTCGTGCCCGGCGAACACAAATTCTGTTGGTTTTCAATATCAAAAGAAGTTATTGGTCATAGTCAGTTTCTGGACAGTGTATGCTGGCATCATATACTTTTGTTTCCTCCTCTTCAAAACCTCCTCAATTAAGACTTTATATTTTCATTAAGGGGTATACATAGTTGTTGGTATATACTCTGCATTTGCAATGTAAGCACAAAAAGATTATTATGGTTTAGAAttatagcctgtttggtcaagcttctaaaatcttcttattttgaaaagtgcttttcgaaaaagtatttttgaagagAACCAGTTTGTGTTTGGATAATCAATTTGAAAAGGACTTTTGAGcaacaatttgtgtttggcccAAAATATGCTTTTGACTAGCAAACTACGGATAAAGACatttgttaatatatttcaagtaGATACatagttttaaatatttattatgaaaaCACTAGGTGAATTTTTCCCATCTTGGTGGACAGATTTACCCGGTGCCTctgctggtgggaggtagcaactaccccgtggaattagtcgaggtgtgcGCATGGCCCGGACACCACGATTATGAAAAAAAATAGCGTAACTATTCGATAAATTATgtagggttattttggtatatgaaATGCTTTGCTAAGGGTATTTTCGCCTAGCGGAAAATCACAACAGCTTCTGCTCTGAAAAGAGGTTTCTGCTTCTAGGAGCACTTATTTTTCTCCAAAGAGCTTGGGCAAACACCTGAACTCTCTAAAACAAGcaccttttttttttgtgaaaaaagAACTTTGGCCTCCCAGAAGCTTATTGGCCAAATAGCTTATTAGTAATGTGTGTAAAGAAGAATCATGAAATTGCTCTAGAAGCTGCTATTATAATTTTAGAGAATGAATATAGCTGAGAAAGGGTCTGGAGTTCCTTTAAGTGAAAATTCTAAATGCATGGTAGTTTGTATTATTACACTGATCTGGCCTGATTCAGCCTTAACCATTTTCTGTTTTCTTCATCACTGATTCTTACCTGTCTAAATATGCGGAATGCATCTGTCTAAAGTTGttttcttcttcatccatcacTAGTTACCTGTTGAAATATGCGGAATGCATCCATCTAAAGATGTATGTTTGCTATACCATTATAGAATGTGGATAACATAGCCAACCGTTTTGGAAAACAAGGAACCTAGTCCTGGAGGCCTGCTGTGTGATCAAGTATTTTGGTTTAAACAAAGGTTTTTGCCCTTTCTGCTGGGAGATCCCACCCCTCTCCCTTCCCAGCTGTGGGTAGAGGAGGTCGGCATGCTCCATTATCAGTTTAACTTTTTGTGTTCTTTGTTCACTTACAATTGCCAACCCCCCAACCCCCGCTGGTCTTTGATATTTATTTGCTTTCATTTTCTAACAGTGGATTTGCCTCATCAAAAAAGGGTTTCAAATGCACTGCTGGAATAATGGCTTCTGAAGCAGTCTATCTTCTTCGGAGCTTCTATGAGCAAGGAAATCCGAATGGTATAGCTCTATCTCTATAACATTCTAATGCTAGTAAATGTTGTTTGACACTAGATACTACATATAGAAAGTGGATGACGACTGACAGACTCAGGCTGTTTCAGCCAGGGATTTATTTGCTTGCCTCGATCATCGTGCTATAGGATGTGACGTTTTCGCAAGTAAATCAATGGATTTAGAAAATCTGATTAGAGTAACACTGGAATGAATTTAGAGCTTAACTGGCATGTGGTAGCTTTGTAGTGAGGTTGCTTCATATTCCACTAGTTCATCAAAGCTATCACAGATATTACTTTTCTAAGACTGAGAAGGTTTTTATCCCGATCTTGAACAGTAGAAGATTGGTCTAATTCTGGGCTGTCACCTGGCATATAAACAAAGTACAGTATCTGTGCAAACAGTGCTCCTTCAATTCCACGATTGACGTGACTGTCACTGGTCTACTAGTCATTTATAAATGATGTTTtgcataaaacagtaaaagtttCTTTCAGCTTTTAAAAGTTTACCGTCAGAGTAAACGGTTtccttttgcttttttctttaaaatttgggAGGGAGTTGGAAGAGGAGAGAAGGTGCTCATTTCACATTTTACTATGTCTAAATTTGATGATAGGACATTCTTTGATCAATTGCATGTTTTTTTTATATCTGTTTCCATTAAGTAGTATAATTAAATTTCTCAATGGCGTGGAATTTACATGGAGAATGCGCAGACACAGAATACATGCTAAAACTCTAAGGCCTTTTTTCATCAAGTTCAGAAATAAATACTCATCTCTCACTATTGCATGTTACTTTTTAATGGTTTGCACTTTCTTTTTATTTACTTGAGTTAACTACTTCCATCGTCACTTAAAATGAATTTTCCTTGTTAGTAAGGTTCTCACCGTTTAAACCAACTTTTGCTTGGTTAGCATTACACAATGTCTCTTTTTGGTACATATATTATAGTAAAGGGGTTGAGTTCtgatattttcttctattttttttggggtgggggtgggggtaaGAAAGGTAAGATCGAACGCAGGTGATATGAGTTTATTATTTTCTGGATGTGTTAGAACTATCATTACCTATCTCCTTTTGCATCCTCGCAATTGATCtctcttttaaaatttaaatgcaTTCTGACAATTAAAACACCTAGAATTCTTGAATGCTAACCCATCTTCATAGCGACTTTAAAAATGAATTGCTACAATGTTAATATCTTTTCTTCTCCGACATCATACTTCTTTTGCCTCTACAAAAAGTCTCAgtagttttcttgttttaatgaTTTCAGCTCCAAAGCCTCACAGACCTGTAAAGCAGCGGGTATAGAAGTACTAGTGTCAGTGTTTCCTTCAACTTCTGGTATGAGAGGTACCATCTGTAGGCTATCATCCAATTTTGGTACGATTGTATATAGCTGTTAGACAGCTGAATATATTTTTCTGTGAAGTGTATATCTGTTGATTACTCTTGTACTACTAATTAAGACGAGGGAACGGTTCTTTCTGTTGTTGTACacacttcaaggtaagtttaCTAATCTAAGCAATTAGACCTGTTCTAAATGCTTTACGGAATGTCATGCGTAGGTTTAGTTACTTTGCTTGGAAAATAGGTCACTTATAGCCAATTGATGGCTATTTACTGCAATTTGAATGGAAGTTTAAGAGATACTTcctcatttctatttaattttcaAATGGCTAAAATATGATATGAAAGGGTTAGTTAACCCATCTATTACGACCGAGGGGTATGGAGAGATGGTTGGAATTCTTCTACCTTTAACCAGACGTCTCGTGTTTGAGTCCCGGAAATAGAGAACCTTTTGGTAGATAGAACTTTACTTTCTTTAGCGGATTTAGTTGATGCAACTCCAAATCTAGCCCAGTGAGCTTTAGATACCGGGTGGTTAAAACAAAAAGGGAACTCCTCTATCTTACCTTCACATCTTTTACTTGTCAAACAATGGTGATAACCCACAGTTCGCCCTTCTCTTTTCATCTAAATAATTCAAAGCACATCTTTCAAAATAATGTCCCGTTTTGAAACAGTGGTTACGCAGAAATGAATCAGGGTTTGTTCCAGGAAGAATCAATTAGGGACATCATTACCCTTCTCTCTCCTTCTTCCAGGTCTATTGTTTATAATATAATACGTTGGGGCAAATTAATTGTATTAGTGATATAGAAACTATATTGTTGTAAAGGAAAAACAATTATTCCctatgtttcaatttatgtgtcatatttccttttttagtttgtcccaaaagaatgtcatacttccttatttagaaataatttaacttcaaACATCCACTTTaccattaatgaaatgatttacaACCACACGAATATTAATGATttgttttagaccacaagttttaaaaatgttcctttctttcttaaactccatgctgACTTAAACACCGCCACAGAaaattgggacggagggagtaGCAGTTAAGCCcaaaattaaatagataaattgcaGGATGACTGATCTAGCAGAATCTTTTGTTCTAGGATCTTTAGAGCCTTTTCTGTCAATAGATGCTTATCAAAACAATCTTTAAAACCTTATGAAATTCATATAAACAAATATTGATGGAGTACTATTTTTGGGAAAAGGTTAACTGGTATCTCAATAGTGTTATACTAACTGCAACAAGGTGGAACATATATTTGAAGAATGATCTTCGCTCCATGTAATTTGTTGTACAGTGAATCCTGTTTTTGTTTTAAGCTAATAGCTACGTTTTTCTCTAATGTTCGGCCTGAGAAGAGCAGACCTTAGCTAATTTAGGGTCGAGGCTTAGTTAATTGATTGTTTGTTTAACTCCATTATGCTCGGAGGCGGTGGTTGAGATACCCTTTAATAAGTGGTGCCATATGACACCGAAAACATTTTCATTTTATAGACAAATGATATGCTTTTTAATACATACAACCACACACATTACTTCAACATAGCTTGAAAATAATACAAAGTAACTATTTATTTGGGACGTGAAGTATAGCCTTAAAACTACCACAGTTCCAAGACCCAAATCATTTAAAAGCCAAATTGTGACAACAAACCAATACTTATGTCTGCGTCACTGCTCATAGGTATTTCTTCATATATTGATATAGCCAGTGAAGATTGAATTTTGCCTATCACACTCATCTTATTCCATTGTCACAACCTCCTCCTATTCTCTTATGCCAGAGAAAGGGTATTTTATAGGGGCAGGGAAAGGGTTCTCTGCTAAACATAATCTTCTAACTTTACTCTTTCAATATCTTGCCTAATCTACACACAACTGACTTGAACAAGTTAAGTAAAAAGAACGATCGTAGGTATAAGTAAATATATGATTAGGAATTAGTTATAAGCATGATGAGATATTAATGCGTCCTAATTGTCACAACTCGCATTTTGGAGTTGTGATTTCggccaagaactggtgagaaaGGAGTCTTCTGATGGTCTGACGTAGAGCAGTCTACTCgggcaacttgggctttttaattttaagcatatataaggggggtataggtgatgaaagctccgacctgcctcccccatacgtGCTGCCACCGAGCCGTATAGAACGAGCTGCCTTGGGGGCGAACCCCAAGGGCCTGCCTAGATGTCTCAAAGGAGTGTCAAAGGTATCCACACGAGTTTGGGAACTCGTATGGACGGCGCGACGCCTTCGGGCCAGCGTTGGGCATCAAAAGGGCAGTGGAGGCTGCTAGTGTGGAACGGCCAGCCCCGCGGGCTGCCGAATGTTGGAAAGAGACCTCCttgccgattggatacttgacgcaCCTGTCATAGGGATATCATGTGTtgacttgtgagcatggctttggttcaaccatgcaagcaagggtccgttggcctaaaggtGCAGGTGTGGGCGACACTGCACTACTTCGGAATGGAAGCGTGCTGCAagagggctatgtatgggcatggcacgaaagaggcgcatgacaatggccaagggctaaaggttgccttactcgggcgaggcacgagctagtcgcggatgcactaggcgagtgtcaagcttgaggattgggctgtgcacgcgggagcgatgctcagtcttgAGCTAAGGACAAGGcatgtcctaagccaatcccccagggcgcgcatggattgtgatcctaagatggagtgccacgacatgtctagggccaaggGCCTAGGCATCTTACGGGCGGCACAAGTTGGGGCGAGCCTACGGGCGAGTCCCTCCGACAGGCACAGGATCGTGCTTGAGAAATCCTTGGACAGGAAGAAGGCTGGCCTGCAGCGAGGGGAACTGCAGGCGCCGCACGGGCGAGCAGGTGTCGCTACCCAACGTGAGGATTCGGGCCCGTGACATAATGCTGTGTTGAGTTAAAATCACGTATTTTCCTTAATGTTTGCTCTTGAAAGTTTGACCTTAATGCTCAAATAAGCTTGGAATTAGAGGGTGATATAGGAACTTAAATCAGCGAATACGGTGCACCACTACATTGTTTTTTGTGACAAAAATGGGTGCATGCTTGTCAGACGTACATCTTTTTATTGAAAATATCAGGTATTTGCAAATCAAACTGAAGGCAATGGGGTGGTAAATCTAAGTTTTATGATTAACCCCTTTTAAGATCTCACATGATATGTACACAATGTGGAGGTAATTTTCTCAGCTTGCGGTACTTGAATAAATTGGTCTAGTAGGCTGGGTCTATAAGGTAAACAGTAAGTCTTAAGGCTAGCATCTTATTGGAAACTGCTGGGCATTCAATGTGATTTTAACTATCAATAACTCCATAAGGATGTCTTTATTGTAGAAAAAGAAATTTCTCCATCACTTATTCAACTTCTCGCCGACCCCAACTTGCTTGGGGACTGAGGCATAGTTGTTACTTATTCAACTTCTGAGTTCTGGATCTCTTTTTTCCAGGTACAGTGacattttatctttatttaaagTTTCTTAATCGCATACCGGTAGGTGATTTAGTTTGACAAAATATAACGAAACAGCTCATTTCTGTTAACTTAATCCATTAACCTCAACGAAATTAACCCACTGGCTCACACATGTTTAAAGACCGTGAAATCTTTAAATTAGTCAATTTTCATATTGGTTTTGTgtttcatctttctttccttttcctttcttttccctTGAATTCGGTGTGTGAGGGGGGTGTATTCCGTTAGTCGACTTATAATCCTTACCCTTGGCTTGAATTAtatatttttgataattatttttgATTGATGCAATAATAGAATTCTCAGTGCTTCATTTAAGCTCCACTTTTTTTCGTTGATAATTGGATAATCCTTAAAGTGTGTGTTTGTACTAAATTTGTATCAActgtcaaagaaaataaatatagcaGTAGAAGCAGTTATTATCTTAAATTCCTCTCTGGGAAGATTGTGGGGGAAACTATCCTTTTCAATCATTTTCTCTTTATTTCCTTTATGCTGGTGGGTAGCAAACAAAGTCTTCATAATTATACCCAAGCTCTGGCCACAAGTGTCTGGTCCTATAATGAATTTTCCCTTTGCTTTAGTCAAAAGCTGAGGTCCCAAATTAAAGGACTATTTTCAGGGTGGAATGTGGATAGCTAATATCCATACAAAGACAAGATTTGATAGAACTCTGTCAATGATTTCTGCTTATAATGTCCATGGAATACTTGAGATGAACAAGAAAATGGTTcagaatataaattaaaaattggCATGTGCCATGGCAGAGTACCTCTTCATCCCCATTCATTAGTGCAGATTATAGAAAAATTTTGTGTCCTTTGGGGATGGCATTGGACCCGGGGCGGACCTAGAGCATTGGCTGCGGGTTCCCGGGAACCCAATAACTTTTGCTCAGTTcctgtatttatattaagaaattcactaaatatttgtaaatatctaaCTGTGATCCCAGATATTAttacatattaatttaaaattacggTAGGAACTCATAAGtttcaaatcctggatccgcctcttgATTATTTATTTTGGACCCTCTAGTTTTTGGTTCTGTTTCTTTCTAGTGTTTTTTCCCCATATATTAAAGGTTTTGT from Nicotiana tabacum cultivar K326 chromosome 24, ASM71507v2, whole genome shotgun sequence includes:
- the LOC107802691 gene encoding tRNA-specific adenosine deaminase TAD2-like; protein product: MASYEEHTFEFMKLALEQAKDALANLEVPVGCVIVEDGEVVASGRNRTNETRNATRHAEMEAIDFLVEQWQKNGLSPLEVSKRFSKCILYVTCEPCIMCAAALSYLGIKEAYYGCANDKFGGCGSILSLNTSCSELPTSGFASSKKGFKCTAGIMASEAVYLLRSFYEQGNPNAPKPHRPVKQRV